The following are from one region of the Sandaracinus amylolyticus genome:
- a CDS encoding SDR family oxidoreductase, translating into MQNKTVLVTGSSSGFGRDIAKHFAAQGWNVVATMRTPSDARELAELPNVLVTPLDVQDRASIDAAVEATIARFGRIDVVVNNAGFGLFGLFEATPREKVLEQLEVNVIGLMDVTRAVLPQLRAQRSGVVVNVTSGAGVFTLPMSSLYSASKFAVEGFSESLSYELAPLGIAVKLIEPGGVLSTRFNERAFGEAARNRAISDYDPFVTATMARFDELLAERRTATSADVAAVIFGAATDGTDRLRYVATPDIEPMVALRRSTSEDEYLRTMRARFGFRG; encoded by the coding sequence GTGCAGAACAAGACCGTCCTCGTCACTGGGAGCTCGAGCGGGTTCGGGCGCGACATCGCGAAGCACTTCGCCGCGCAGGGCTGGAACGTCGTCGCCACGATGCGCACGCCGAGCGACGCGAGAGAGCTCGCGGAGCTGCCGAACGTGCTGGTCACGCCGCTCGACGTGCAGGATCGCGCGAGCATCGACGCCGCAGTGGAGGCCACGATCGCGCGCTTCGGGCGGATCGACGTGGTGGTGAACAACGCGGGCTTCGGCCTCTTCGGGCTCTTCGAGGCGACGCCGCGGGAGAAGGTGCTCGAGCAGCTCGAGGTGAACGTGATCGGGCTGATGGACGTCACCCGCGCGGTGCTGCCGCAGCTGCGCGCGCAGCGCTCGGGCGTGGTGGTGAACGTCACCTCGGGCGCGGGCGTGTTCACGCTGCCGATGAGCTCGCTCTACAGCGCCAGCAAGTTCGCGGTGGAGGGCTTCTCGGAGTCGCTCTCGTACGAGCTCGCGCCGCTCGGGATCGCGGTGAAGCTGATCGAGCCCGGGGGCGTGCTCAGCACCCGCTTCAACGAGCGCGCGTTCGGCGAGGCCGCGCGCAACCGCGCGATCTCCGACTACGACCCGTTCGTGACCGCGACGATGGCGCGCTTCGACGAGCTGCTCGCGGAGCGCCGCACCGCGACCTCGGCCGACGTGGCCGCGGTGATCTTCGGCGCGGCGACCGACGGCACCGATCGCCTGCGCTACGTCGCGACCCCCGACATCGAGCCGATGGTCGCGCTGCGTCGCTCGACCTCGGAGGACGAGTACCTCCGCACGATGCGAGCGCGCTTCGGCTTCCGCGGCTGA
- the dnaJ gene encoding molecular chaperone DnaJ has translation MAPPKRDYYESLGVGKTATPDDIKQAYRQLAKQWHPDRNQGDPSAEEKFKEISEAYSVLIDVEKRRRYDRMGHAAFGGAADYERIDFRAVSEILEGLMGEVFGLSGAARRARQGTDIELELEISFEEAALGTEKPIQVPRLVTCGTCEGSGAAKGSKVERCHACNGVGEVKFQRGFFSASRPCSSCGGTGKRIETPCPTCKGKTVVPSHEEMLVKVPPGVEDGAIRSVRGAGERGRHGGPPGDLHVRIRVRAHPLFKRDGADIKVTIPVSFPQVVLGTQVDIPTLEGRVKMKVPPGTQSGKVFRLRGKGIEVLGGAGKGDQLVQIVVEVPSNITKRQRKLIEELAAEFGEDVHPQQKSFLDKLKGLFE, from the coding sequence ATGGCTCCTCCGAAGCGCGACTACTACGAGTCCTTGGGCGTCGGGAAGACCGCAACTCCCGACGACATCAAGCAGGCGTATCGCCAGCTCGCGAAGCAGTGGCATCCCGACCGCAATCAGGGCGACCCGTCCGCCGAGGAGAAGTTCAAGGAGATCAGCGAAGCGTACTCGGTGCTCATCGACGTCGAGAAGCGCCGTCGCTACGACCGCATGGGGCACGCCGCGTTCGGCGGGGCCGCGGACTACGAGCGCATCGACTTCCGCGCGGTGAGCGAGATCCTCGAGGGCCTGATGGGCGAGGTGTTCGGGCTCTCGGGCGCGGCGCGCCGGGCGCGCCAGGGCACCGACATCGAGCTCGAGCTCGAGATCTCGTTCGAAGAGGCCGCGCTGGGCACCGAGAAGCCGATCCAGGTGCCGCGCCTCGTGACCTGCGGCACCTGCGAGGGCTCGGGCGCCGCGAAGGGCTCGAAGGTCGAGCGCTGCCACGCCTGCAACGGCGTCGGCGAGGTGAAGTTCCAGCGGGGGTTCTTCTCGGCGTCGCGCCCCTGCTCCTCGTGCGGCGGGACCGGCAAGCGCATCGAGACGCCGTGCCCGACCTGCAAGGGCAAGACGGTCGTGCCGAGCCACGAGGAGATGCTCGTGAAGGTCCCGCCGGGGGTCGAGGACGGCGCGATCCGCAGCGTGCGCGGCGCGGGCGAGCGCGGGCGCCACGGCGGCCCGCCCGGCGATCTGCACGTGCGGATCCGGGTGCGCGCTCACCCGCTGTTCAAGCGCGACGGCGCGGACATCAAGGTCACGATCCCGGTGAGCTTTCCCCAGGTCGTGCTGGGCACCCAGGTGGACATCCCCACGCTCGAGGGCCGCGTGAAGATGAAGGTGCCGCCGGGCACCCAGAGCGGGAAGGTGTTCCGCCTGCGCGGAAAGGGCATCGAGGTGCTCGGCGGCGCGGGCAAGGGCGATCAGCTGGTGCAGATCGTCGTCGAGGTGCCGTCGAACATCACGAAGCGCCAGCGCAAGCTGATCGAGGAGCTCGCGGCGGAGTTCGGCGAGGACGTGCACCCGCAGCAGAAGAGCTTCCTCGACAAGCTCAAGGGCTTGTTCGAGTAG
- a CDS encoding FliI/YscN family ATPase, whose amino-acid sequence MTFDLARSLAALRRADTVRVTGSVRELVGLSIRAAVPGVRLGEIVEIERRAHPPLLAEVVGFHLDDATLMPLGSAEGVGADDPVRPTGRPLSVRVSEQVLGRVLGGLGDPIDGGPAIEGEEWDVMRPPPSPIARPRITRPLALGVRAIDALATVGEGQRIGLFAGSGVGKSTLLGQIARQADADVFVVCLVGERGREVREFLEDALGEDGRARGVVVCATSDTPSLVRMRSAWVATAIAEWFRDRGKRVLLMMDSLTRFARAGREVGLAAGEPPARRGYPPSTFAMLPQLLERSGTSEHGSITAFYTVLVEGGDMEEPIADEVRGILDGHVVLDRALGARGRWPAIDPLVSLSRVMDAITTPAHRDAAARLRAHLALYESKRDLVMLGAYKRGSDPRLDAALSRIDAIEAFLRQGKHERTTLEDAVAQLARIA is encoded by the coding sequence ATGACGTTCGACCTCGCGCGATCGCTCGCGGCGCTGCGGCGCGCCGACACCGTGCGCGTCACCGGCAGCGTGCGCGAGCTCGTCGGGCTCTCGATCCGCGCTGCGGTGCCCGGCGTGCGGCTCGGCGAGATCGTCGAGATCGAGCGGCGCGCTCATCCGCCGCTGCTCGCCGAGGTCGTCGGGTTCCATCTCGACGATGCGACGCTGATGCCGCTCGGCTCCGCGGAAGGCGTCGGCGCCGACGATCCGGTGCGCCCGACCGGAAGGCCGCTCTCGGTGCGGGTGAGCGAGCAGGTGCTGGGGCGCGTGCTCGGTGGGCTCGGCGATCCCATCGACGGCGGCCCGGCGATCGAGGGCGAGGAGTGGGACGTCATGCGCCCGCCGCCGAGCCCGATCGCGCGGCCTCGCATCACGCGCCCGCTCGCGCTGGGCGTGCGTGCGATCGACGCGCTCGCGACCGTCGGAGAAGGACAGCGCATCGGGCTCTTCGCGGGCAGCGGCGTGGGCAAGAGCACGCTGCTCGGACAGATCGCACGCCAGGCCGATGCCGACGTGTTCGTGGTGTGCCTCGTGGGCGAGCGCGGTCGCGAGGTGCGCGAGTTCCTCGAGGACGCGCTGGGCGAGGACGGCCGCGCGCGCGGCGTCGTGGTCTGCGCGACGAGCGACACGCCGTCGCTCGTGCGCATGCGCAGCGCGTGGGTCGCGACCGCGATCGCCGAGTGGTTCCGCGATCGCGGCAAGCGCGTGCTGCTCATGATGGACTCGCTCACTCGCTTCGCGCGCGCCGGGCGCGAGGTGGGCCTGGCGGCGGGCGAGCCGCCGGCGCGCCGCGGCTATCCGCCCTCGACGTTCGCGATGCTCCCCCAGCTGCTCGAGCGCAGCGGCACCAGCGAGCACGGATCGATCACCGCGTTCTACACGGTGCTGGTCGAGGGCGGCGACATGGAGGAGCCGATCGCCGACGAGGTGCGCGGCATCCTCGACGGCCACGTCGTGCTCGATCGCGCGCTCGGCGCGCGCGGTCGCTGGCCCGCGATCGATCCGCTCGTCTCGCTCTCGCGGGTGATGGACGCGATCACCACGCCCGCACATCGCGACGCGGCCGCGCGCCTGCGCGCGCACCTCGCGCTCTACGAGAGCAAGCGCGACCTCGTGATGCTCGGTGCCTACAAGCGCGGCAGCGATCCCCGGCTCGATGCGGCGCTGTCGCGCATCGACGCGATCGAGGCGTTCCTGCGGCAGGGCAAGCACGAGCGCACGACGCTCGAGGACGCCGTCGCCCAGCTCGCGCGCATCGCGTGA
- a CDS encoding DUF3570 domain-containing protein: MTSHHASRHFVRILVALAVALLVSPARADETTGTWTGEVGVQGNYYWETSTRVVAPEVRFRLTSPDGTDVRAEYLVDSITSASLAAGVVEDIRFTETRHQVTVGTGHEFDLGEAQLRLDASTRISHEPDYLATGVTLAGTLSLAQRCTLIGMALTYIHDDVGSVVRGTQPREGGGRDLSNRGRVGQLEGFTLGLSLSQILTPQLVASFGYDLVYNWGYLQNPYRGVSIEGVVRPEEHPDERLRHSLYGRVALYVPETRTAFHALYRFYVDGWDLAAVTPEARVYQEIGDLITLRLRYRFYSQTRSFFYRAPDQYTADDPFVTNDPKMQDFSSHLVGAHARVAMEFLERTFLGFAHEGEVWFSVDYWWQSSRFGNGVIAQAGLRVPF, from the coding sequence ATGACGTCGCATCACGCATCGCGCCACTTCGTCCGCATCCTCGTCGCGCTCGCGGTGGCGCTCCTCGTGAGCCCAGCGCGCGCCGACGAGACGACCGGCACGTGGACCGGCGAAGTCGGCGTGCAGGGCAACTACTACTGGGAGACCTCGACGCGCGTGGTCGCGCCCGAGGTGCGGTTCCGGCTGACCTCGCCGGACGGCACCGACGTGCGCGCCGAGTACCTCGTCGACTCGATCACCAGCGCGAGCCTCGCCGCCGGCGTGGTGGAGGACATCCGGTTCACCGAGACGCGTCATCAGGTGACGGTCGGCACGGGCCACGAATTCGACCTCGGCGAGGCGCAGCTGCGGCTCGACGCATCGACGCGGATCAGCCACGAGCCCGACTACCTCGCGACCGGCGTGACGCTGGCGGGCACGCTCTCGCTCGCCCAGCGCTGCACGCTGATCGGAATGGCGCTCACGTACATCCACGACGACGTGGGCTCCGTCGTGCGCGGCACCCAGCCGCGCGAGGGCGGCGGGCGCGATCTGTCGAACCGCGGGCGCGTGGGGCAGCTCGAGGGCTTCACGCTCGGGCTCTCGCTCAGCCAGATCCTCACGCCCCAGCTCGTCGCGTCGTTCGGCTACGACCTCGTCTACAACTGGGGTTACCTGCAGAACCCGTATCGCGGCGTGTCGATCGAGGGCGTGGTGCGCCCCGAGGAGCACCCCGACGAGCGCCTGCGGCACTCGCTCTACGGGCGTGTCGCGCTCTACGTGCCGGAGACGCGCACCGCGTTCCACGCGCTCTATCGCTTCTACGTCGACGGCTGGGATCTCGCGGCGGTCACGCCCGAAGCGCGCGTCTACCAGGAGATCGGCGACCTGATCACGCTGCGCCTGCGATATCGGTTCTATTCGCAGACCCGATCCTTCTTCTATCGCGCACCTGATCAGTACACGGCCGACGATCCGTTCGTGACCAACGATCCGAAGATGCAGGACTTCTCGAGCCACCTCGTGGGCGCACACGCGCGCGTCGCGATGGAGTTCCTCGAGCGCACGTTCCTCGGCTTCGCGCACGAGGGCGAGGTGTGGTTCAGCGTCGACTACTGGTGGCAGTCGAGCCGCTTCGGGAACGGCGTGATCGCGCAGGCTGGACTTCGAGTTCCTTTCTAG
- a CDS encoding alpha/beta fold hydrolase translates to MDVLGMRLRYIDVGPTERDADPTPLLLVHGHTSRIEEYDDLVPHLARRHRVLVADLPGCGYSEKPNRPYSLQLYEDTLLGFLDVVGVQRARVGGGSLGGNLTLRLGHRVPDRFPELAAWAPAGAWQPAKLVADVGKALGRAAGRFLFWPFVWVQSRYWYEARWPKRDQTLRDTFAYYREVMGPGFARMYFEVAFDQFLHTHFAYAERITQPTLLGWGDRDHGLGMGEGVKRLAGMIPRAELKVFPGARHSLANEVPEQLASAVLEFFGRSHPTLAR, encoded by the coding sequence GTGGACGTGCTGGGCATGCGCCTCCGGTACATCGACGTCGGTCCGACCGAGCGCGATGCGGACCCGACACCGCTGCTGCTGGTGCACGGCCACACATCGCGCATCGAGGAGTACGACGATCTCGTCCCGCACCTCGCGCGGCGTCATCGCGTGCTGGTCGCGGACCTACCGGGGTGCGGCTACTCGGAGAAGCCGAACCGCCCCTACTCGCTGCAGCTCTACGAGGACACGCTGCTCGGCTTCCTCGACGTGGTCGGAGTGCAGCGGGCGCGCGTCGGGGGCGGCAGCCTCGGTGGCAATCTGACGCTGCGCCTCGGTCATCGTGTCCCCGATCGTTTCCCCGAGCTCGCGGCGTGGGCGCCGGCGGGCGCGTGGCAGCCCGCGAAGCTGGTCGCCGACGTGGGCAAGGCGCTCGGTCGCGCCGCGGGGCGATTCCTCTTCTGGCCCTTCGTCTGGGTGCAGTCGCGGTACTGGTACGAGGCGCGTTGGCCCAAGCGCGATCAGACGCTGCGCGACACGTTCGCGTACTACCGCGAGGTCATGGGGCCGGGCTTCGCGCGCATGTACTTCGAGGTCGCGTTCGACCAGTTCCTGCACACGCACTTCGCGTACGCCGAGCGCATCACCCAGCCGACGCTGCTCGGATGGGGCGATCGCGATCACGGGCTCGGCATGGGCGAAGGCGTGAAGCGCCTCGCGGGGATGATCCCGCGCGCCGAGCTCAAGGTGTTCCCCGGCGCGCGCCACTCGCTCGCCAACGAAGTCCCCGAGCAGCTCGCGAGCGCGGTGCTCGAGTTCTTCGGCCGGTCGCACCCCACCCTCGCCCGCTGA
- a CDS encoding DUF4266 domain-containing protein — protein MRIVVVLFAAAAITGCATVAPYEREHLSRASMDFGREDDETAFRAHVHDSREGATGGHGSTGGGCGCN, from the coding sequence ATGCGAATCGTCGTTGTGTTGTTCGCGGCCGCGGCGATCACCGGCTGCGCGACCGTGGCGCCCTACGAGCGCGAGCACCTGAGCCGCGCGTCGATGGACTTCGGGCGCGAGGACGACGAGACCGCGTTCCGCGCGCACGTCCACGACTCGCGCGAAGGCGCGACCGGCGGCCACGGCAGCACCGGCGGCGGCTGCGGATGCAACTGA
- a CDS encoding DUF6209 family protein, translated as MRPIQLVNSVLVALALVACAPEAEGSIAVDRAGLEGRSAELVFTADFQQRVEGALVAGGIATITYDASRLTTCRGERYGNPAWSISAHYRIAGGDVRSVHVAGHAPAPDQVGLPIELTQAGELEVWFENTSSFGCQGWDSAFGANYRFTIEAAPTDEAPIARFPASGGISVSGDVRQSARLTIEYDVSRLPQCRDTRYGLPAWSILAHYRFPSGRTGYVPVTSGSGVIDLVESGELQLWFENQGYYGCRAWDSLDGANHRVVVDADPRAPGWMGNAASVIDRMTCDGPCDASRRPLENGWTYGTYARQRAAIRAIYFDVWKEGVTDFDNANLWADLDVQVHYRWRSSGAFQTRYVRFFRRVGNDARYELPMAEIDPLAGPYTRTDPSQCPDADLRVSGDGVYVAANVEYYFTVNGVALRRADGANFFGTFEDYRNQLEICLP; from the coding sequence ATGCGCCCAATCCAGCTCGTGAATTCCGTGCTCGTCGCGCTCGCGCTGGTCGCGTGCGCGCCCGAGGCCGAGGGCTCGATCGCGGTCGATCGCGCGGGGCTCGAGGGCCGCAGCGCCGAGCTCGTGTTCACCGCCGACTTCCAGCAGCGCGTCGAGGGCGCGCTGGTGGCGGGCGGGATCGCGACGATCACCTACGACGCGTCGCGCCTGACGACCTGCCGCGGCGAGCGCTACGGCAACCCGGCGTGGTCGATCTCCGCGCACTACCGCATCGCGGGCGGCGACGTTCGTTCGGTCCACGTCGCGGGCCACGCGCCGGCGCCCGATCAGGTCGGTCTGCCGATCGAGCTGACGCAGGCCGGCGAGCTCGAGGTGTGGTTCGAGAACACGTCGTCGTTCGGCTGTCAGGGCTGGGACTCGGCGTTCGGCGCGAACTACCGCTTCACCATCGAGGCTGCGCCCACCGACGAGGCGCCGATCGCGCGCTTCCCCGCGTCGGGTGGGATCTCGGTGAGCGGCGACGTGCGCCAGAGCGCGCGCCTCACCATCGAGTACGACGTCTCGCGCCTGCCGCAGTGTCGCGACACCCGCTACGGCCTTCCGGCGTGGAGCATCCTCGCGCACTACCGCTTCCCGAGCGGGCGCACCGGGTACGTGCCGGTCACGAGCGGGAGCGGCGTGATCGATCTCGTGGAGAGCGGCGAGCTGCAGCTCTGGTTCGAGAACCAGGGGTACTACGGCTGCCGCGCGTGGGACTCGCTCGATGGCGCGAACCATCGCGTCGTGGTCGACGCCGATCCGCGCGCGCCGGGCTGGATGGGCAACGCGGCGTCGGTGATCGATCGCATGACGTGCGACGGTCCGTGTGATGCGAGCCGTCGCCCGCTCGAGAACGGCTGGACGTACGGCACGTACGCGCGGCAGCGCGCCGCGATCCGCGCGATCTACTTCGACGTGTGGAAGGAGGGCGTGACCGACTTCGACAACGCGAACCTGTGGGCCGACCTCGACGTGCAGGTGCACTATCGCTGGCGCTCGAGCGGTGCGTTCCAGACGCGCTACGTGCGCTTCTTCCGGCGCGTGGGAAACGACGCGCGCTACGAGCTGCCGATGGCGGAGATCGATCCGCTCGCGGGGCCGTACACGCGCACCGATCCGTCGCAGTGCCCCGACGCGGATCTGCGGGTCTCGGGCGACGGCGTCTACGTCGCGGCGAACGTCGAGTACTACTTCACGGTGAACGGCGTCGCGCTGCGTCGCGCCGATGGCGCGAACTTCTTCGGGACGTTCGAGGACTACCGGAATCAGCTCGAGATCTGCCTGCCGTGA
- a CDS encoding RluA family pseudouridine synthase, producing MIELEVEAAEAGLRLDVVLVRRVPGMSRAKAREMVESGAIRVNGRSPRKGLRLAPGDRVVLARAPAPSDFHARPDAKLPLHVVHEDPWIVVVDKPAGVPSHPLRENEIGTIASALVARYPEMSGVGYRLREPGILHRLDTDTSGLIVAARDELTFEALRTALKEGHIDKRYVALVEGRVDAPQVIDLPIGPHPRDPRRVVTIDVKGARPARTEVLKAEPIGVYTRVEVSASHATRHQVRAHLAAIGHPLVGDALYGGSALPGLARHFLHASRVAFEHPHDGRPMRFTSPLPRDLQAAIETAR from the coding sequence GTGATCGAGCTGGAGGTCGAGGCGGCCGAGGCCGGGCTGCGGCTCGATGTCGTGCTGGTGCGCCGTGTTCCGGGGATGAGCCGCGCGAAGGCGCGCGAGATGGTCGAGAGCGGGGCCATTCGCGTGAACGGCCGCAGCCCGCGCAAGGGCCTGCGGCTGGCGCCCGGGGATCGCGTGGTGCTCGCGCGCGCGCCGGCGCCCAGCGACTTCCACGCGCGTCCCGACGCGAAGCTGCCGCTCCACGTGGTGCACGAAGATCCGTGGATCGTCGTGGTCGACAAGCCCGCGGGGGTGCCCAGCCATCCGCTGCGCGAGAACGAGATCGGCACGATCGCGAGCGCGCTGGTCGCACGGTATCCCGAGATGAGCGGGGTCGGGTATCGACTGCGCGAGCCGGGGATCCTGCACCGGCTCGACACCGACACGAGCGGGCTGATCGTCGCGGCGCGCGACGAGCTCACGTTCGAGGCGCTGCGCACCGCGCTGAAGGAAGGCCACATCGACAAGCGCTACGTCGCGCTGGTCGAGGGCCGCGTGGATGCGCCGCAGGTGATCGACCTGCCGATCGGGCCGCATCCCCGCGATCCGCGCCGCGTCGTCACGATCGACGTGAAGGGCGCGCGTCCGGCGCGCACCGAGGTGCTGAAGGCCGAGCCGATCGGCGTGTACACGCGGGTCGAGGTGTCGGCCTCGCACGCGACGAGACACCAGGTGCGCGCGCACCTCGCGGCGATCGGCCACCCGCTGGTCGGCGACGCGCTCTACGGAGGAAGCGCGCTGCCCGGGCTGGCGCGCCACTTCCTCCACGCGTCGCGGGTCGCGTTCGAGCATCCCCACGACGGCCGCCCGATGCGGTTCACGTCGCCGCTCCCGCGAGACCTGCAGGCCGCGATCGAGACCGCGCGTTGA
- a CDS encoding peptide-N-glycosidase F-related protein, translating into MSVDDTKRALCLVLCLLAAGCGDDDDPGGDAGGVDGGTQEPDAGGGPTEPLTVVAMDGEHVHFTVENRRRVNVEVDFPALDQRYGEVIMHFALRCPPDGGCDWWDRRGALMIVENPGVPEEEEQRIEISRFVTPYRVGASWDVDVTDLRPLLSGRRTLQVFIDTWVGPGHANGAGWLVDVSFELRPGALERRAMAVVPLFRSQQPVYGDPARSIPSQVPPVTLDVPTGASALAIRTFITGHGQGNAENCAEFCARDHTFSVEGEAFTRNIWRDDCATTAAPGQAGTYTYPRAGWCPGAVVHDWTFAVPLPTDSTVEVGYDVAAYENSCRPGVTVCAGCTLGTGCEYDGGAHTEPHYDLSALLIAYE; encoded by the coding sequence GTGAGCGTCGACGACACCAAGCGCGCCCTTTGTCTCGTTCTCTGTCTGCTCGCCGCGGGGTGTGGTGACGACGACGATCCCGGCGGCGATGCGGGCGGGGTCGATGGGGGCACCCAGGAGCCCGACGCGGGCGGCGGGCCCACCGAGCCGCTCACCGTCGTCGCGATGGACGGCGAGCACGTCCACTTCACCGTCGAGAATCGACGCCGCGTGAACGTCGAGGTCGACTTCCCCGCGCTCGATCAGCGTTACGGCGAGGTGATCATGCACTTCGCGCTGCGCTGCCCGCCCGACGGCGGATGCGACTGGTGGGATCGTCGCGGCGCGCTGATGATCGTCGAGAACCCCGGCGTTCCCGAGGAAGAAGAGCAGCGCATCGAGATCTCGCGCTTCGTGACGCCCTACCGCGTGGGCGCGTCGTGGGACGTCGACGTGACCGATCTGCGCCCGCTGCTCTCCGGGCGTCGCACGCTCCAGGTGTTCATCGACACGTGGGTCGGCCCGGGGCACGCGAACGGCGCGGGCTGGCTCGTCGACGTGTCCTTCGAGCTCCGTCCCGGCGCGCTCGAGCGCCGGGCGATGGCGGTGGTGCCGTTGTTCCGGTCGCAGCAGCCGGTCTACGGCGATCCCGCGCGCAGCATCCCGAGCCAGGTCCCGCCGGTCACGCTCGATGTCCCGACGGGCGCGTCGGCGCTCGCGATCCGCACGTTCATCACCGGCCACGGCCAAGGAAACGCCGAGAATTGCGCGGAATTCTGCGCGCGCGATCACACCTTCTCGGTCGAGGGCGAGGCGTTCACCCGCAACATCTGGCGCGACGACTGCGCGACGACCGCAGCCCCGGGCCAGGCCGGCACGTACACGTATCCGCGCGCCGGCTGGTGCCCGGGCGCCGTGGTGCACGACTGGACCTTCGCCGTGCCGCTCCCGACCGACAGCACGGTGGAGGTCGGCTACGACGTCGCTGCCTACGAGAACTCGTGCCGTCCCGGCGTGACCGTCTGCGCGGGCTGCACGCTCGGCACGGGCTGCGAGTACGACGGAGGGGCCCACACCGAGCCCCACTACGATCTCTCGGCGCTGCTGATCGCCTACGAGTGA
- a CDS encoding LysR family transcriptional regulator: MSVPDLQAFVAVATHRSFRAAATELGVSPSALSHTIATLEQRLGVRLLHRTTRSVSLTDAGAHLLARIGPPLREIAGALESVDDFRDTPRGTLRITTSRGAARYVLMPIVLEFRRRFPEVQVDLVTEERLVDIVAEGLDAGVRVRDLVPKDMVAIPCGPQRVGFAIVGAPSYFEGRTRPRKPGDLLEHECIRFRMPSGTIYRWELEKRGKEVVLDVQGALTLGDEELVRRAALDGAGLAYLSDWAVHEDLAARRLVRVLAGWTPDSSGLALFHPSHRYVSASLRAFIGVMRELAPR; the protein is encoded by the coding sequence ATGAGCGTCCCCGATCTCCAAGCGTTCGTCGCGGTCGCGACCCATCGCAGCTTCCGCGCCGCGGCGACCGAGCTCGGCGTCTCGCCCTCGGCGCTGAGCCACACCATCGCGACGCTCGAGCAGCGGCTCGGCGTGCGCCTGCTCCACCGCACCACGCGCAGCGTCTCGCTCACCGACGCCGGCGCGCACCTGCTCGCGCGCATCGGCCCGCCGCTCCGCGAGATCGCGGGTGCGCTCGAGTCGGTGGACGACTTCCGCGACACCCCGCGCGGCACCCTGCGCATCACGACGTCACGGGGCGCCGCGCGCTACGTGCTGATGCCGATCGTGCTCGAGTTCCGGCGGCGCTTCCCCGAGGTGCAGGTCGATCTCGTGACCGAGGAGCGGCTCGTCGACATCGTCGCCGAGGGGCTCGATGCGGGCGTGCGGGTGCGCGATCTCGTGCCGAAGGACATGGTCGCGATCCCCTGCGGCCCGCAGCGCGTCGGCTTCGCGATCGTGGGCGCGCCCTCGTACTTCGAGGGTCGCACCCGCCCGAGGAAGCCCGGGGATCTGCTGGAGCACGAGTGCATCCGGTTCCGTATGCCGAGCGGGACGATCTATCGCTGGGAGCTCGAGAAGCGCGGCAAGGAGGTCGTGCTCGACGTGCAGGGCGCGCTGACGCTCGGCGACGAGGAGCTGGTGCGGAGGGCCGCGCTCGACGGCGCGGGGCTCGCCTATCTGAGCGACTGGGCGGTGCACGAGGATCTCGCGGCGCGCCGGCTCGTCCGCGTGCTCGCGGGGTGGACGCCCGATTCCTCGGGGCTCGCGCTGTTCCATCCGAGCCATCGCTACGTGAGCGCGAGCCTGCGCGCGTTCATCGGCGTGATGCGCGAGCTCGCTCCGCGATGA